Proteins co-encoded in one Ananas comosus cultivar F153 unplaced genomic scaffold, ASM154086v1, whole genome shotgun sequence genomic window:
- the LOC109704754 gene encoding uncharacterized protein LOC109704754, producing the protein MFSTRTPPRPTLPNRPTADQRATQEKWTDDDNKVRCYILASISNELQRQHEDLKTAKEMLTHLKELYGEQSRSARFEVSKRLFKAKMHEGQSVHDHCLTMIKDLEELKKLDVKIDKELQVDLILQSLSVSYGQFIVNYYMNKIECTNAELFNMLVTTEGTLKSSKGWVLAVERAFSSKRKSNWKKKPVKKHKTENKPKMEASKNKAVDKGKYFPPQC; encoded by the coding sequence ATGTTCTCAACCAGGACCCCCCCCCGCCCTACATTACCAAACCGTCCTACAGCTGACCAAAGGGCAACCCAGGAAAAATGGACGGATGACGATAACAAAGTAAGGTGCTACATTTTGGCGTCGATATCAAATGAACTTCAACGCCAACATGAGGATTTGAAGACTGCTAAAGAAATGCTAACTCACCTCAAGGAGTTGTATGGTGAGCAAAGCCGATCTGCTCGTTTTGAAGTATCCAAAAGACTCTTTAAAGCCAAGATGCACGAAGGGCAGTCTGTTCATGATCATTGTTTGACAATGATCAAAGACCTCGAGGAGCTTAAGAAGCTCGACGTGAAAATAGACAAGGAATTGCAAGTTGATCTGATCCTACAATCCCTTTCTGTATCATATGGACAATTTATTGTAAATTactatatgaataaaattgagTGTACCAACGCGGAGTTATTTAATATGTTGGTAACTACAGAGGGgactttgaaaagttcaaaaggCTGGGTCCTCGCTGTGGAGCGAGCTTTCTCTTCCAAAAGAAAGTCTAATTGGAAGAAGAAACCAGTGAAGAAACACAAGACGGAGAACAAGCCTAAAATGGAAGCTTCTAAGAATAAGGCTGTTGACAAAGGAAAATATTTTCCACCGCAATGTTGA